In Primulina huaijiensis isolate GDHJ02 chromosome 4, ASM1229523v2, whole genome shotgun sequence, the DNA window TAGTGTCGCGACTAGTTGTAATAAGGATTTATAATCCATTTAATTTCTCATGAATTTTCTCTCCTTTTGTGCTTCCTAAAACTTGGATTTGTATTGTTTTCCCTTTTCATTTGAATCAATAAAGAGTTTATTTGGTTTTATCAGTGGTCGATTTCATTTCATGTTTGACTCATTGATATATGTTAGCAAACGAATATCTTAGAAACTTGTACACTTGTAGGACATGGACGGGAGACCAGTACGAAACAACCGCAACCCAGGCTACGGAAATCGCAATAACAACCGTAATAACATCGACAATGAAGAGAACCTACCTCCGCCACCACCACCAGGATTGGGCCTAAGTCAAGCTGATTTAATGGCCATAGCAACTATTGTGGCCACCACCATCCAAGGGTTGGGAAACACAAACGCCAATGGCAATCCGCCACCACCAGGACCTCCAGCACAGGGGGTCAAGTACCACTACGAGTCTCTCCGAAAGAATCGAGCTCAAGCATTCAAAGGAGACCCGGACCCTGAAGTTGCCCAAAACTGGATCAAAAATATTGAGACCCAACTCCGCCTACTCGAGATTCCCAACGAGTTCAAGGTGGATGTGGTGACACCATTTTTAGAAGAAAAAGCAGCCAAATGGTGGGAGACAGTCTTACCAGCTGTGACAGCAGATGGACCAATCACATGGCAACAATTCCGAGAGGTATTCCTGAAACAGGACTATCCGGCTGAAGTGAGATTACAGAAGTtgagtgaatttgaaaatttcgctCAAACTATGGATATGTCTGTGATGGAGTATACTTTAAAGTTCAACTCCCTTGGAACCTATGCACCCACTATCATGGCTGATGATACTTTGAAAATGCATCGGTTCAAGCGTGGTTTGAGCTGCCGTATTCAGTAAGCTTTAGCAGTTTATCAACCTACGAGCTTTGCTGATCTAATGGGCGCAGCAATAAGAGCAGAGACAGACATCAAACGCCGAGAGGATGAGAACAAGAATAAGCGACCTCATTCTGGACAATCTTTTCAAGTGAAACAACCGTTCAAAAGACCAAATCAGTCCAGTGGGACTTTCAAGGGCGCTTCGTCCAGTCCAACATATCAAGAGGCCAAGATGTGTACTATCTGCAATAACCGCCATTCTGGGGAATGCCGTAGAAAAACTGGTGCATGCTTCAATTGTGGGAAATTGGGACATCGAATTGCTGATTGTCCCGAGCCGAAGAAAGGGACATGGTCAAATAGTGATACTACCTCCAACAAGCCGAAGGAAAATAAGCCTAACGCTCGTGTGTTTGCAATGACTCAGAAAGAGGCAGATGACTCAAACGATGTCGTGGCAGGTACCATTCTAATCAATGAAATGCCAGCTTATgtattgtttgattgtggtgccactcATTCGTTCATATCTAAGAGGTTCACTAAGAAATTAAGGCTTATACCTGAGGTACTTGTTGAACCATTTAGAGTAGCAACTCCCACAAGTAAGACAATTGAAACTCATAGGGTGCACAAAGATTGTAATATCGGTATCAATGAGCACATATTTCAAGCTGAATTGATTCAACTAAACATGGTGGAGTTCGACGCCATTCTGGGAATGAATTGGCTATCAAAGAATCACGCAATTGTAGACTGCCGCCTGAAGAACGTCAAACTAAGGGCTCCGAACCAAGAAGAAATCGTTTACTATGGCAAAGTCAAGAAACATGAATCCTTACTATCTGCTTCCCagacttggaaagccatgaaaagtggagaagaagTTTACCTGGCTATGTTAAGCGGGGTAAAGGAAGGAaccacacttgcactagaaaagaTTCCGGTAGTACAAGAGTTTCCGGATGTCTTTCCTGAAGAACTCCCTGGCACAATCCCCGACCGCGAAGtggaatttgagattaatttagTACCCAATGCTAcaccaatctcaaaagcaccgtaacgaatggctccagcagagttgaaagaactcaaagaaCAACTTCAAGAATTGTTGGATAAGAAGCAAATCCGACCAAGCGCATCACCATGGGGAGCTCCTGtcctatttgtgaagaaaaaatacggaagcatgagattgtgtattgattacagggaactgaataagatcacaatcaagaataagtacccgcTTCTAAGGATAGATGACTTGTTTGACCAACTCAAAGGAGCTACAGTCTTTTCCAAGCTCGACTTAAGGTCAGGCTACCACCAACTAAAGGTCAAAACAGACGATATTccgaagacagccttcagaacaaggtatgggcactatgagttcatTGTAATGCCGTTCGGGTTAACAAACGCTCCGGCagcattcatggatctcatgaataggGTGTTCAAACCGTTTCTTGACAAGTTCGTTGTGGTATTCATCGAcgatattcttgtatattcgtCAAGTGAGGAGGACCACAAAGACATCTTCGTCTCACCCTCCAGACGCTTAGAGAAAAGGAACTGTACGCCAAGTTCAGGAAATACGAATTCTGGCTAAAGAGCGTCACATTCTTGGGACACATAATATCAGCAGCAGGAGTGTCTGTGGACTCTAAGAAGGTAGAAGCAATCATGGATTGGTCGAGACCAAAGAATGTGGCAGAAATTCGAAGCTTCTTGGGATTAGCGGGCTATtatcgaaaatttgttgaaggattctCTTCAATAGCCATACCCCTCACTGAACTCACACAAAATAACTCTAAGTTTCAATGGAGTGTAGAATGTGAGCAAAGTTTCGAGACCTTGAAGAGGAAACTTGCCTCTACTCAGGTATTGGTATTGCCAACTGAAGGAAAAGACTTCACCATCTACAGGGATGCTTCTAaaagagggttaggatgtgtgcTCATGCAAGATGGAAGGGTGATCGCCTATGCTTCAAGGCAACGGAAACCATATGAGCAAAACTATCCGACGCATGACCTCGAACTAGCTGCAGTGGTGTTCGTACTaaaaatatggagacattatctcTATTGAGCCAAGTgtgagattttcactgatcaccaaagtctcaagtatttgttcactcaaaaagaactaaatatgCGGCAGAGACGATAGATTGAACTCCTGAAGGATTACGATTTGATAATAAGCTATCATCCGGGCAAGGCAAACAAGGTAGCTGACGCTTTGAGTCGGAAGAATATGGGCAAGGTAATACTAGCGTCACTTTCAGCACAACCGAGCCTCCGGGAAACAATCAAAATAAGTCAAGATCGAGACCCCACTTTGATGAAACTGAAACAACAAGCTGAAGAAGGAAAATCACCAGATATTCAGACAGATGACAAAGGAGTtgtgtggatgaaaggacgattgaGTGTACCTGACATTGAAAATCTTCGACAGGAAGTAATGTCTGAAGCacacaagtcaaaattttcagtccacCCCGGCAGTACCAAAATGTATAAAGATTTGAAGAAAAACTTCTGGTGGAGTGGAATGAAAAAGGACGTTGCAATGTTTGTCTCCAAGTGTCACGTGtgccaacaagtcaaggcagaacaccagagacctggTGGACTTCTTCAACCTTTGGAAATCccggaatggaaatgggaacatatttccatggactttgtagtcggTTTACCAAGGTCTAGACAAAGCTATGATGGtatatgggtaatcgtagatagactcacaaaatctgcGCATTTCTTACCTGTCTGCATGAACTATAATCTGGATAAACTGGCCACCTTGTACATGAATAATATCGTACGGTTACACGGAGTTCCAGTTAGCATACTATcagacagagatccgaggtttgcatcccgtttttggaagagctttcaaaAAGCTATGGGGACAAAAGTTACTCTTAGTACGGCATATCACCCTCAAACGGACGGCCAAACTGAGAGGACAATACAAACTTTGGAGGACATGCTGAGAGCGTGTGCTCTAGACTTCAATGGTAATTGGAGCGAACATCTGTCCTTAATCGAGTTCGCATACAATAATAGTTATCACAGcagtattggaatggcaccgTACGAAGCTCTGTATGGACGAAAGTGTCGATCGccactatattgggatgaagtaggggaaaaaGCCATGGTTGGACCCGAACTGATCCAAGAAACAGTGGATAAAGTTGCTATGATCAAAGAGAGACTGAAAACTGCACAGgatcgacagaaaagctggGCTGACCTGAAAAGAAGACCCGTGGAATTTGAAGTGGGTGAAAAAGCATATGTGAAAGtgtcacccatgaagggtgtgatgcggttcaATAAAACTGGGAAATTGAATCCTAGATACGTCGGACCTTTTGAAATCTTAgagaaagtgggaacacttGCTTATAAAATAGCACTTCCACCTGATATGTCAAGaatccacaatgttttccacgttTCGCAGCTAAGGAAATATATTTCCGATCCAAGTCATATTCTGGAGGCTGGACCACTTCTGGTTGAGGGCAAGCTAAATGAGGAGCTGAAGTACGAAAAAATTCCAATCCGAATTGTGGGTAACAAAGAACAAGTACTGAGACGACGAACtattccatatgtcaaagtacaatggtccAATCACACCGAAAAAGAAGCTACTTTGGAGTTGGAAGAAATGATGCGAGAACAATATCCGAATCTCTTTGAAGATCGAGTatagccaagtttcgaggacgaaactcctCATAAGGTGGGAAGGATGTGAAGaccaaagaatttgaagagccacattTGAAGAGCCACAAAGCCAAGCCTTTAAACCACATTTTCATGCCATGAATTCAGGGAGGAATTTGAAGAGACATAACAACATGTTAATGGTGTTTAAGGCCATCAAGAAGGCCATAAAAATGGATGTAATGGCCTTGAATGAGAGCCTTTTCACCTTCCTTCCatgagcctataaataccatgcatgatgaccaaaaagaaggcacaaaacattcacaacattctgaaaatttcagcaactcATTCTTGTCCATTTTCGAAGCACCGCAGTAGCTGAATTATTGTCCGGTTCGACGCAGTCCAGCAGCTTTCGTGTTCGAATTTTAGTTGTCTTTCcctcaaatctttgaagattatcatcaagtaagtgggcttttgctatatatatttctttgtaagtgggtttttgctataCTTTTACGTACACTTGCATATCATAAGTGtactacttgatatatatatcgacaTACTTTCTCTTCGTAAGTATGTCCACatttgtttaaaaatacattatgtATGTTTGTTCaaattcgatcggcatgatatattcgttttgatttgttatgaaaatctttgaacaatttgttgtttgatattagttataatatttgaaagcatgtttgaaatatttgaaatgcactgtaatgattcgaattagaaattgcaaggaaattccgatatttgatatgctttgtttaaggccctgatgcggtgggatATAATGACCGTTcttttggcctcgccccttagaggagtaacatataggggactgatcagtaaaccatgaaaaaggagatgattttcagtgctatgtttgtatcttgttcatattcgattcaacatgcttaagattgagattataataatgtattcgtataattataaccttgatattcgttatgcccgatcggcccccatttactgagtatttcccaagtactcaccccttacattcccaccttcagataagaacgagaaacaaatcgaagataaagaacaagaatactttTGGAGATGGTGACGAAGTCAATCCAATTCAAGACCAGTCTTATCATTGTCTCTTAGTTATATTATCGTGTTttacgcttccgcatttcgttttaatcgcattgtaaagacgattattgatttatgtaatagactggcttttggctatttgatgtactacgtGGCTTGTTANTAactatatagatatatatatatatatatgcaaatTGTAAATCCACAAACTATATTACTCGTTTGTATTGCGAACTACTGTTTCGACTTCATTTGCAatataaaatatcttaaaatttaGCTGTTCTTTAATGATTCAGATAAAAAACGTAATATAATTAAGCACGAATCAAAAAtcgataataaaattaaataaaaaatgtctcggggtaggatccccttaaatcccaacaaatattaaAACACCGCTAAACATTATGTTCAAATTCTCAAAACAAAGTACTAAAAAAATGGAGGAAGAAAAAACGCTGCATGGAAATCTCGATTTCTTTTTGACTCCTCGACTCAATTTTTCTCTCTGCGGCGGCTCTTTAGAAGTTCAATTGAATCTCAAAAAGAAATGAATGATGTCTCAAACTATGTATTTGGCTTTCCATGTATGTGAGAATCCAGAAAATTGGAAACAAATCGTTGCATATTTATCCATATCGGATCACacattttcttcttttctcttTACTTGGGAGCACTGGGGCAGAAAAAATCACCTACCCTAGCATGCGATGCTGTGATTGGATGTCAGTCTCCACTTATACGTGCTGGGGAGGGTTTACCGCCCTCATCACTCGCTCCAGCTCAAGCTCTGCGCAACTTTGACTTCTTTTTTCCTTTACGTGCTGGGCAAGCAATTTCATCTGCCTTAGCGCGCTATGCTCGAGCTTGGCTCATAATTTCGCGCTATGATCGAGCTTGGCTCATAATTTTATCTTTTCTTGATTATTTCACATTCAAATCAACCCGAAACACATCAGAGACAACTAatacacaaaatatatatataaaaaaatttaaacatatgcaacataaacaaaaaaaattcaagaatgaGACTCAAAATGACacaataaaatatgtaaaaaagaCATACAACAAAGAGTCCATTAAAATATCTTATTATAAATTGTTTCAAACATTCATTTCAAACCTGTTTGGGAGCAGATATGTATATATGTTGTTATAGAGCGATGAGACGTTTAGGCTATGCATGTTTAAAAGTTTAGAGTTGTACCATTACCATTAGATTCATATGTGGTATTGTTGGAGTACCGTTTTCTCGCACCCaacagaagtttaaaaattttagtattgatgttcaaaatatttcttGGGTATCGTATGATTTAGAACATTCATAGAGCGTTTAGATCTGTTTACTTTTACATATTTAACATTGACTCCGACTATTCCGATTTTTAAGCGGATATAGCACTTCTTTTAATTATCTATGAACGGATCTCCCATTTGAtcgtctaatcaggtccacgatcgaAGATTATATTCCTTGTTTAGATCGTACTAGAGATCTTAAGAAATTTTGTGTCAAGATCGGATTGCCTGAATTTAAAAAGTCAGGCGACAATGTGGCCGTGGAAGTGGCTGTGAATTTTTTCTTGGGAAAATGGGATGGTCGAAATTTTATGATGGAGAGAAGGAAAAATTTTGGTGAACAAAATTTTTTCTGCTAAAATCTGTATGTAAAACTTGTGTTATTTCATAGGACCctcaattaaaaatttataagtgATCAAGAATCTCACTCATATTAGGATTCATAATCCCAATGCTAATCTCATtagaatttatattttctttaattaattaaaNTAATTGTTGATCAATTAATAAATTCTCGACCCTCTAGAATACTTTATGAGAATCATGTACATATAGTAGTCACAACTACtaacatgatatttaattaatagattCTTAATTTAGTAAGTAATTatttgtgaactcattataaccttGATCGTCGATCAGACAGCGCCGATGTACCAAgggtacaaatcttgttcatataatgaaaattgaaaattttgaatatcaaaattttcaattatccATTTTTGTCGCTAAATTCAACTCGTTAAAATtcactatctcaacgggaacacaaaaTATGATACTTGTGTGGCCCTAAATGGTTCAGAGATATAGCTAAATATGGGTTTACAATTTCATGTGATtaagaataacatttatttttattcaaacttaCCCTAATTaccctcattcttttcatcaatacCCTGATCAGAAATGTCCGAACTGAAGTCTGATTGCATCCATCAGATCATGGTGAGAGTATCTAGTAGCATCGTGAAACATTCCGTGCTAAAATAACTAATACTAGTTTAAAATtaccgaaaataattttttttcttatttaaatagtAAACTCTCGTCttctgaatttaaataaaatgatcaactaaatttttgtaaataatctatgtacaaaatattttcatggcataaaaaaatatcattcatcacTACTGTAAAAGTGTTATCCAAAACCagcattttaaaatacttgtttgccaacaaaattttaaataaataaattcagaGTAAAAAAAGTTTATCGTGCATAAAATTCTTGCATAACCATAGCGATCCTCGGGTTTGCACTGCACACAATCCGAGCAAGCTCACAGGTCATCACCTCTTGTCTCCTCAAAAACATCAAGATCTGCaacgatcaagtctagtgagcctaaagactcaccAAGCATAAAACATGATTATCAAATAGtacttaataaaatcacatgcatttgaAAGTAACGTGTACGAAATAACAGCTAAACATACATAAACAAAGACGTGCCATAACTGtattaacattttcataaaagtgcTTCCTCATAACATGCATAATCATACTTAATTTTGCGTAGAAAAAGGTTCAAAGAAAGTGGCCCGTAAcataaatcgcctgatcagactgaACCATAATACTGGGATGGCAGAAATTATCACAGCCTTCGACCGGATGTCCACTCTCACATACATAAATACCCGATCACACTttaccgggtggagaggtccccggtcatgctttactgtTTTCCAATCCTATAATCATAAATCTCCACTCATGCTTTATCCGATGTCCACAAAACAAATCACATAcctccaaaataaaaatatttttgcgcGTCAATCATACTTACAAACGTCATGGGCTTTGTTTGAAAGCCCTGAACTTGTTGCTATaaccttaaaatttaaataattaaacttaGCACAAAAAGCCCAAACGTACACATGCGACtcccgaattaattaaaatagcctACGACTTACTGAACGACGCGAAACTCAAACCAGATTTGGACGACATCCTAAGATATTGTCTAAGACCCTAACCAGCCCCGAACCATAATTGCACCAACTTAAAACAACCTATGATCCATAGAAAACAAAACTGTCCCAAGGAAACACGCTATGACCCATATGCGTTTCTAACGAACTCGAACCGGACCCAAACCAAGCCCTAGACTCGACACCTAGACATAAATTAAGACCATAGACTAGCCCTTATTTACACAGAACCACAGCCCATTCCTTGAAACTCCAGCAACCATGACTCCTCCTCCTCAAAGACAACCTGCGTAGCTGCTGTC includes these proteins:
- the LOC140974968 gene encoding uncharacterized protein, producing MGAAIRAETDIKRREDENKNKRPHSGQSFQVKQPFKRPNQSSGTFKGASSSPTYQEAKMCTICNNRHSGECRRKTGACFNCGKLGHRIADCPEPKKGTWSNSDTTSNKPKENKPNARVFAMTQKEADDSNDVVAGTILINEMPAYVLFDCGATHSFISKRFTKKLRLIPEVLVEPFRVATPTSKTIETHRVHKDCNIGINEHIFQAELIQLNMVEFDAILGMNWLSKNHAIVDCRLKNVKLRAPNQEEIVYYGKVKKHESLLSASQTWKAMKSGEEVYLAMLSGVKEGTTLALEKIPVVQEFPDVFPEELPGTIPDREVEFEINLVPNATPISKAP